Proteins from a single region of Cytophagaceae bacterium:
- a CDS encoding YigZ family protein, whose protein sequence is MTDEFKTPKAPSEGLFKDKGSKFFGYIFPIKNENEVKAHLENLKSLHPKARHHCFAYKLGIDENNFRANDDGEPSGTAGKPILNTLHSFELSDTLAVVVRYFGGTLLGVPGLINAYKEATKEAILAAEIESKTINSLIKISHDFDQTNAVMIMCRKLQLNIKEQTYDSRCGLIVEVRNSYIEKIKEELTDFWNIEIEII, encoded by the coding sequence ATGACCGACGAGTTCAAAACCCCGAAAGCACCTTCAGAAGGCCTTTTCAAAGACAAAGGCAGCAAGTTTTTTGGGTATATTTTTCCAATAAAAAATGAAAATGAGGTAAAGGCTCATCTTGAAAACTTAAAATCACTTCATCCCAAAGCACGTCATCATTGTTTTGCTTATAAACTGGGTATTGATGAAAACAATTTCAGAGCCAATGATGACGGCGAACCCTCTGGCACAGCCGGAAAGCCTATTTTGAATACTCTTCATTCTTTTGAGCTTTCCGACACACTTGCGGTAGTGGTAAGATATTTTGGCGGTACTCTTCTTGGTGTGCCCGGCTTAATCAATGCCTACAAAGAAGCCACAAAAGAAGCTATTTTGGCAGCCGAAATCGAATCTAAAACAATCAACAGTCTGATTAAAATCAGTCACGATTTTGACCAAACCAATGCCGTCATGATTATGTGCCGCAAACTCCAACTCAACATAAAAGAACAAACCTACGACTCCCGCTGTGGGCTCATTGTGGAAGTAAGAAACAGCTACATTGAAAAAATCAAAGAAGAGCTAACTGATTTCTGGAATATTGAAATCGAGATAATTTGA
- a CDS encoding peptide deformylase encodes MKTTADLLLLGEPLLYQVSEVIKPEELKEVKSWVQDLHEVIEDIRRKYNFGRAIAAPQLGNMKRLIYMNIDKPMVFINPKIISKSEEMFEVWDDCMCFPNLFVKVMRHKTIEIEYLDENWEKQTVFFKNDLSELFQHEYDHLEGILCTMRAIDNKSFRWRVMK; translated from the coding sequence ATGAAAACTACTGCCGATTTGTTGCTGCTGGGAGAGCCTTTGCTATATCAGGTTTCGGAAGTAATCAAACCTGAAGAACTAAAAGAAGTAAAAAGTTGGGTACAAGATCTGCATGAGGTTATTGAAGATATCCGTCGGAAATACAATTTTGGCAGAGCCATTGCCGCACCTCAACTGGGTAATATGAAACGACTGATTTATATGAACATTGATAAACCGATGGTTTTCATCAATCCTAAAATCATATCAAAAAGTGAGGAGATGTTTGAAGTTTGGGACGATTGCATGTGTTTTCCAAACCTTTTTGTGAAAGTAATGCGACATAAAACCATTGAAATTGAATATTTGGACGAAAATTGGGAAAAGCAAACCGTATTTTTCAAAAATGACCTTTCAGAACTATTCCAGCATGAATATGATCATTTAGAAGGTATCCTTTGCACGATGAGAGCTATTGACAATAAGTCGTTTCGGTGGAGAGTGATGAAATAG
- a CDS encoding DUF1569 domain-containing protein: MKNIFEKSTTEEVIARIEKLTATTSPLWGKMTVSQMLAHCCVTYEMLFEPERFPKPNFLMGLMLKFLVKPTVTGSVPYKKNSRTAPAFLITEDKDFETERKRLIEFLQKVHALGENYFDDRESHSFGKLSKEEWSTMFYKHLDHHLGQFGV, from the coding sequence ATGAAAAACATATTTGAAAAAAGTACTACTGAGGAGGTAATCGCAAGAATCGAAAAATTGACTGCGACTACATCACCACTTTGGGGCAAAATGACCGTAAGTCAAATGTTAGCCCACTGTTGCGTGACTTACGAAATGCTTTTTGAACCGGAAAGATTTCCAAAACCCAATTTTTTGATGGGGCTTATGTTAAAATTTTTGGTAAAACCTACAGTTACCGGAAGTGTTCCTTACAAAAAGAATTCACGCACAGCACCGGCTTTTCTGATTACGGAGGATAAAGACTTCGAGACAGAAAGGAAAAGGCTGATAGAATTTTTACAAAAAGTGCATGCCTTGGGTGAAAACTATTTTGATGACAGAGAATCTCATTCTTTTGGAAAACTATCCAAAGAGGAGTGGAGTACCATGTTTTATAAACATCTCGATCATCATTTGGGGCAGTTTGGGGTTTGA
- a CDS encoding DUF1778 domain-containing protein, giving the protein MNAVAQEKARFDTRISLEQKILFEKAALLGGYRNLTDFVVATVQSKAKEIIEESEKVLISEMDKEVFFKALLHPSSPNEALKAAKEKYNNLIS; this is encoded by the coding sequence ATGAATGCTGTAGCACAAGAAAAAGCAAGATTTGACACAAGAATTTCTTTAGAACAAAAGATTTTGTTTGAAAAAGCAGCCTTGTTAGGTGGATACCGAAATCTTACAGATTTTGTGGTGGCCACAGTACAGTCTAAAGCGAAAGAAATTATCGAGGAAAGTGAAAAAGTGTTAATTTCGGAAATGGATAAAGAGGTGTTTTTTAAAGCTTTATTGCACCCGTCCAGTCCCAACGAAGCCTTAAAAGCTGCAAAAGAGAAATATAATAACCTGATTTCCTGA
- a CDS encoding GNAT family N-acetyltransferase, with the protein MAYLTEPLDSTHNKSTFSSGKDMLDNYFWKQAGQDVKRKLAACFVAVEKESKKILGYYTLSSNSISNELIPNFFKKKLPISYASIPTILLGRLAVDKHFQGKGFGAMLLIDALKRCFDISDSVGAFAIIVDPLDASAEQFYQKYGFTKLPDSGKMFLPMKTVKGLFG; encoded by the coding sequence ATGGCTTATCTGACAGAACCACTTGATTCCACTCACAACAAAAGCACCTTTTCTTCCGGAAAAGATATGCTAGATAATTATTTTTGGAAACAAGCAGGACAAGATGTTAAAAGAAAACTCGCTGCCTGTTTCGTTGCTGTTGAAAAGGAATCAAAAAAGATTTTAGGTTACTACACTCTTTCCAGCAATAGTATTTCTAACGAATTAATCCCGAATTTTTTCAAAAAAAAACTTCCCATTTCATACGCCTCAATACCAACAATTTTGCTTGGCAGACTAGCGGTTGACAAGCATTTTCAGGGAAAAGGATTCGGAGCCATGCTTTTGATAGATGCTCTCAAACGCTGTTTTGATATTTCAGATTCAGTGGGTGCTTTTGCAATTATTGTTGATCCATTAGATGCATCAGCAGAGCAATTTTATCAGAAATACGGATTTACTAAACTTCCGGATAGTGGAAAAATGTTTTTGCCGATGAAGACCGTGAAGGGGTTGTTTGGGTGA
- a CDS encoding ferredoxin, producing MPKMFHYRQRCIGCNACVEIAFNRWRMSKKDGKAVLLGGKDKKGIYQVELDFDEVDDNKRAAEACPVKVIQVLEN from the coding sequence ATGCCTAAGATGTTCCATTATCGTCAGCGGTGTATTGGTTGCAATGCCTGCGTGGAGATTGCATTTAATAGATGGCGTATGTCAAAAAAAGACGGCAAGGCGGTTCTTCTCGGTGGAAAAGACAAAAAAGGAATTTATCAGGTTGAGCTTGATTTTGATGAAGTAGATGATAATAAAAGGGCCGCAGAGGCTTGTCCGGTGAAGGTTATTCAGGTGTTGGAGAATTAA
- a CDS encoding GNAT family N-acetyltransferase: MEFRLAVESDLDAILELYKSNILANKDYNQEQKEVWASSVNNREMWLNKIKEQYFLLAYKNNKILGFCSLGQRDYVEMMFVQKDEFGKGVASGLLQNIETVAKSNQITQLLADVSLSGRRFFEKRGFRVLRTNRNFRNGIYLKNYRMRKLLKETID, encoded by the coding sequence ATGGAATTTAGACTAGCGGTTGAAAGTGATTTAGATGCAATATTGGAATTATACAAATCCAATATCCTTGCTAATAAGGACTACAACCAGGAGCAAAAAGAGGTATGGGCATCTTCGGTGAATAATCGGGAAATGTGGTTAAATAAAATTAAGGAGCAATATTTTTTGCTTGCATACAAAAATAATAAAATTTTAGGTTTCTGTTCTTTAGGACAGCGGGATTATGTCGAAATGATGTTTGTCCAAAAGGATGAATTTGGGAAAGGTGTTGCTTCAGGTCTCCTTCAAAATATTGAAACGGTTGCAAAATCAAATCAGATAACACAGCTTTTGGCTGATGTTAGTTTGTCGGGTCGAAGATTTTTCGAAAAAAGAGGCTTTAGGGTTTTAAGAACCAACAGGAATTTCAGGAATGGAATATATCTTAAGAACTACCGAATGAGAAAATTGCTAAAAGAGACAATTGATTAA
- a CDS encoding GTP-binding protein, whose amino-acid sequence MSKPVTILTGFLGAGKTTFLNQAISERPGIRYAIVENEFGKEGIDGELIIKPDNEIFELNNGCLCCSLNDGIYDILNELSLKTDQFDELIIETTGIADPAAVASPFFSHSEIKKDFPVKRVICLVDTELIEDQLIETDEAIKQIAFSDIILLNKTVNVNPEYLTKIEEKLLGINPFLKVFTEKDMIFPVKEIFNTERDLDIEFKMKPGRRLAFNHGKIVSHTFYFDQPFNDKELQMRLFGYLVFEAKGLYRIKGIIHGKDVNHKLILQSVGQSLSISGGKPWAADDERQSKIVFIGKELNREFFEELLNGCLA is encoded by the coding sequence ATGAGCAAACCGGTAACCATACTAACGGGATTTTTAGGGGCAGGAAAAACTACATTCTTAAATCAGGCAATAAGTGAAAGACCTGGTATAAGATATGCTATAGTAGAAAATGAATTTGGCAAAGAAGGCATTGATGGTGAATTAATTATCAAGCCTGACAACGAGATATTTGAGTTAAATAATGGATGCTTGTGTTGTTCCTTAAATGATGGAATCTATGATATTCTGAATGAGCTCAGTCTGAAAACCGATCAATTTGATGAATTGATTATCGAGACTACCGGCATTGCCGATCCGGCGGCTGTGGCATCGCCTTTTTTCTCACATTCTGAAATCAAAAAAGATTTTCCTGTTAAGCGGGTGATATGTCTTGTGGACACTGAACTCATTGAGGATCAACTCATAGAAACCGACGAAGCCATAAAACAAATTGCATTCAGTGACATAATTTTACTCAATAAAACTGTAAATGTTAATCCTGAATATTTAACAAAAATTGAAGAAAAACTACTGGGAATCAATCCATTTCTGAAAGTATTCACTGAAAAAGATATGATTTTTCCGGTAAAAGAAATATTCAATACAGAAAGAGACCTGGATATTGAGTTTAAGATGAAACCCGGCAGAAGACTGGCTTTTAACCATGGTAAAATAGTATCTCATACTTTTTACTTTGATCAGCCATTTAATGATAAAGAATTGCAAATGAGGCTCTTTGGGTATTTGGTTTTTGAGGCAAAAGGCCTATACCGCATCAAAGGCATAATTCATGGCAAGGATGTAAACCATAAACTCATTTTACAATCAGTGGGGCAAAGTCTGAGTATTAGTGGCGGAAAACCCTGGGCTGCCGATGATGAGCGACAAAGCAAAATCGTATTTATTGGCAAAGAATTAAACCGGGAGTTTTTTGAAGAGCTACTGAATGGATGTCTGGCTTGA
- a CDS encoding ABC transporter ATP-binding protein — MKLLLQYLKNYKKGVFLAFFLAAVNQTFSLMDPYFFGKLIDNYAKKPDVYAENEYLKGVFILILAIVGVAMVSRIAKTFQDYVMNSVIQRFGADVFIDGLKHTLQLPFQQFEDQRSGETLSILQKVRTDSEKFITVFINVAFTSIVGIIFVVIYAININPFLVAVYFIGAFALGTLTNILSKKIKVIQKTIVKETTALAGTTTESLRNIELVKSLGLADQEINRLRLNTLKILKLELKKVRGVRSINFIQGTFVNLLRQIILFVLLYLIFKNEMTVGQLLTLQFYSFFIFGPLQELGNVILAYREAEASLNNFDKLLKTPLEKVPENPKHLGDVNSLTFENVSFKHSSADSHALEDINFKVESGQTVAFVGPSGSGKTTLVKLLVGLYQPKEGIVYYNCINSNELAIDDLRNQIGFVTQDTQLFSGSIRENLLFVNPNATDSEMLEKLTMAACHTLLNRAENGLETVIGEGGMKISGGEKQRLSIARALLRDPKIFVFDEATSALDSLTEQEITDTVKAVTENGGYITVMIAHRLSTIMHADKIYVLEKGRIIEEGKHQDLLELKGLYYAMWRQQIGERQDIRVKTI, encoded by the coding sequence ATGAAATTACTGCTCCAATATCTGAAAAATTACAAAAAAGGTGTTTTTCTGGCATTTTTTCTGGCGGCTGTCAACCAGACATTCTCATTGATGGATCCCTATTTTTTCGGAAAACTTATTGATAATTATGCCAAAAAACCTGATGTATATGCCGAAAATGAATATCTAAAGGGTGTTTTCATTCTAATTTTAGCCATAGTAGGTGTGGCTATGGTGAGTAGAATTGCCAAAACTTTTCAGGATTATGTGATGAACAGCGTGATTCAGCGTTTTGGTGCTGATGTGTTTATTGATGGTCTGAAACATACCTTACAACTCCCTTTTCAACAATTTGAAGACCAAAGAAGTGGCGAAACTCTCTCAATTTTACAAAAAGTAAGAACCGACTCCGAAAAATTTATTACGGTTTTTATAAATGTTGCCTTTACTTCTATCGTAGGAATCATCTTTGTTGTCATTTATGCTATCAATATCAATCCATTTTTGGTTGCTGTTTATTTTATTGGTGCATTTGCCTTGGGCACGCTGACTAATATTTTAAGCAAAAAAATAAAAGTAATTCAAAAAACAATTGTTAAAGAAACAACTGCCTTGGCTGGTACGACGACTGAATCGCTCAGGAATATAGAACTGGTAAAAAGCCTGGGACTGGCAGATCAGGAGATTAATCGATTGAGATTAAATACATTAAAAATTCTGAAACTCGAACTTAAAAAAGTTCGTGGTGTAAGGTCAATTAACTTTATTCAGGGCACATTTGTCAATCTTCTCCGCCAAATTATACTTTTCGTGTTGCTATATCTGATATTTAAAAATGAAATGACCGTTGGGCAGCTACTTACTCTACAGTTTTATTCATTTTTTATATTTGGACCACTTCAGGAACTTGGCAATGTGATTCTAGCTTACCGCGAAGCTGAGGCCTCGTTGAACAATTTCGATAAATTATTGAAAACTCCTCTTGAAAAAGTACCTGAAAATCCGAAGCATTTGGGAGATGTAAATAGTCTTACTTTCGAAAATGTCAGTTTCAAACACAGCAGTGCCGATAGTCATGCCCTTGAAGACATTAACTTTAAAGTAGAAAGCGGACAAACTGTGGCATTTGTAGGACCCTCAGGTTCAGGCAAAACCACATTAGTGAAGCTTCTGGTGGGCTTGTATCAACCCAAAGAAGGAATTGTTTATTACAATTGTATTAATTCTAATGAACTGGCAATAGATGACCTTCGAAATCAAATCGGCTTTGTGACTCAGGACACGCAGCTTTTTTCAGGTTCAATCAGGGAAAATCTTCTTTTTGTAAATCCCAATGCTACTGATTCTGAGATGCTAGAAAAACTAACCATGGCGGCTTGTCATACGTTGCTCAACAGAGCCGAAAACGGCCTTGAAACTGTAATAGGTGAAGGTGGTATGAAAATATCAGGCGGTGAAAAACAACGCTTGTCAATAGCAAGGGCTCTGCTTAGAGATCCCAAAATCTTTGTCTTTGATGAGGCCACTTCGGCTTTAGACTCACTCACCGAACAGGAAATAACTGATACTGTAAAGGCAGTAACTGAGAATGGAGGTTATATTACAGTAATGATTGCCCATAGATTGAGTACTATAATGCATGCCGATAAGATTTATGTTTTGGAAAAAGGCAGGATAATTGAAGAAGGAAAACATCAGGATTTGCTGGAACTGAAAGGCTTATACTATGCAATGTGGAGACAGCAAATAGGTGAAAGACAGGACATTAGAGTAAAAACAATTTGA
- a CDS encoding helix-turn-helix domain-containing protein, whose protein sequence is MGKSIDSYYVVKALQLYIEGVSYREIERLLGISHVSVMNWVKKYHIKAPKQNLITPTYKILNHKELAEFVSRPQNVEGKGMLITELGDKFMVIQWKRISFG, encoded by the coding sequence ATGGGAAAAAGTATTGATTCTTATTATGTTGTAAAGGCACTTCAGCTGTACATTGAAGGGGTTAGTTACAGAGAAATAGAGCGATTATTGGGCATAAGCCATGTTTCAGTGATGAATTGGGTGAAGAAATACCACATCAAAGCTCCCAAACAAAATCTCATTACGCCGACATATAAAATATTGAATCACAAAGAGTTAGCTGAGTTTGTGTCCCGCCCGCAAAATGTTGAAGGAAAAGGAATGCTGATTACTGAGCTGGGTGATAAATTTATGGTGATTCAATGGAAACGAATTTCGTTTGGCTAA
- a CDS encoding histidine kinase, producing MNGVSITIVSVLYLGVLFYLAFVAEKFKNRNKSLIDNPYVYALSLAVYCTAWTFYGSVGRVKDKGLEFLSVYLGPTLVMLLAWSVLKKISRIARVNGITSIADFISARYGKYRSLGVWVTIISFLAGVPYIGLQVKAISKSFEVITGIPSGNYFYQDASFFVVLILIVFTILFGTRRIQSNETHEGMIFAIAVESVFKLVAFLLVGVFITFIINDGWADVFENHYFGKKIEESFNFDQSAGYGNWFIHIIISAFAFMFLPRQFQVAVVENQSENNLKQAIWLFPLYLFLINIFVVFIAISGTSVFAENSGVSTDSYVIALPQHFGNNLVALIAYIGGFSAATGMIIVETIAISTMITNSVILPFLLESTRFQQKFKFKLLNLATWLRRGAIVFIILMGYIYFRSVGNLFSLVSIGLIAFVAIAQFAPIFLGGIYWKGATKNGALAGLVSGFTLWFLFLIFPTLIPAKYETNSFLSFYYQIFGFLNIEGFDEISNAGFWSLSINTLVFLVVSAFSEQSSAEAKQSVLFVDIFQYSNIDGHSGFWRGKAKNENLFELLASFIGRSAARKDLDEFAQRNEINLESNVADAKLVSYIENTLSGIVGTSSANMLVSTIAKEEVVTVDEVLAFLKRSQQILDDNEELKSKTEELERISTELKIANERLLKTDEQKNEFLTTVTHEIRTPLTSIKALTEIIFDNEDLEKEQKSHFLETIINETDRLSRLVNQVLDLEKYESGRHKLYKIDIEVKDLVENVLDRLEELANEKNVKIFMTILPETKDIKGDEDKLMQMLINVVSNSIKFVEPKKGEINITLNSSKKRTVFTIEDNGIGIPKEAQSRLFEKFYQVENGNFSDARGSGLGLSIVKKIVELHKGSIHLESVVNKGTKLMISLPIK from the coding sequence ATGAATGGTGTTTCTATTACCATCGTCTCTGTTCTGTATTTAGGGGTTTTGTTTTATCTGGCTTTTGTAGCCGAAAAATTTAAAAACCGAAACAAAAGTCTTATTGATAACCCCTATGTGTATGCACTTTCCCTGGCTGTTTATTGCACAGCGTGGACTTTTTATGGGAGTGTTGGTAGGGTTAAAGATAAGGGGTTGGAATTTCTCTCAGTTTATTTAGGACCCACACTGGTCATGCTATTGGCCTGGTCAGTATTAAAAAAAATCAGCAGAATTGCCAGAGTAAACGGCATAACCAGTATAGCTGATTTCATTTCTGCCCGCTATGGCAAATATCGTTCTTTGGGAGTTTGGGTTACAATTATTTCTTTCCTTGCGGGAGTCCCTTATATAGGATTACAAGTCAAAGCCATCTCTAAAAGTTTTGAGGTTATCACAGGCATACCATCCGGCAATTATTTTTACCAGGATGCTTCATTTTTTGTAGTGCTGATTCTTATAGTGTTCACCATTTTGTTTGGAACCAGAAGGATTCAATCCAATGAAACTCATGAAGGGATGATTTTCGCTATTGCCGTTGAAAGTGTTTTTAAGTTGGTCGCATTTCTTTTGGTTGGGGTATTCATTACGTTTATCATCAACGACGGTTGGGCCGATGTTTTCGAAAATCATTACTTTGGAAAAAAAATAGAAGAGTCTTTCAATTTTGACCAATCAGCGGGCTATGGCAATTGGTTTATACATATCATAATTTCAGCTTTTGCATTCATGTTTTTACCCCGGCAATTTCAGGTAGCGGTGGTCGAAAACCAAAGTGAAAACAATCTGAAACAAGCCATTTGGCTTTTTCCGCTTTATCTATTCCTTATCAACATTTTTGTGGTTTTTATTGCTATAAGTGGCACATCTGTTTTTGCAGAAAATTCAGGAGTTTCAACTGACAGTTATGTGATTGCCCTTCCTCAGCATTTCGGAAACAATCTGGTGGCATTAATCGCTTATATCGGAGGGTTTTCGGCTGCTACCGGGATGATCATAGTGGAAACTATAGCCATCAGTACGATGATTACCAACAGCGTGATTTTGCCCTTTTTACTGGAGAGTACCCGTTTTCAGCAAAAATTTAAATTTAAGCTTTTAAACTTGGCAACATGGCTTAGAAGAGGTGCAATTGTTTTCATTATATTGATGGGTTATATCTACTTTCGTTCAGTAGGAAACCTGTTTTCTTTAGTATCTATAGGTCTGATTGCATTTGTTGCAATCGCCCAATTTGCACCTATTTTCCTGGGAGGAATTTACTGGAAAGGTGCGACTAAAAATGGAGCATTAGCAGGATTGGTGAGTGGTTTTACCTTGTGGTTTTTGTTTTTGATATTCCCAACATTGATTCCGGCAAAGTATGAGACTAATTCATTTTTGTCATTTTATTATCAAATTTTTGGATTTTTAAATATTGAAGGATTCGATGAAATTTCAAATGCAGGTTTTTGGAGTCTAAGCATAAATACACTGGTTTTTTTAGTCGTTTCTGCATTTTCAGAACAATCATCGGCAGAGGCAAAACAATCGGTGCTTTTTGTTGATATTTTTCAATATTCTAATATCGACGGACATTCGGGTTTTTGGAGAGGAAAAGCAAAAAATGAAAATCTGTTTGAACTATTGGCCAGTTTTATTGGAAGATCCGCAGCTAGAAAAGACCTGGATGAATTTGCTCAGCGAAACGAAATTAATCTGGAATCTAACGTTGCCGACGCCAAACTGGTAAGCTACATAGAGAATACACTAAGCGGTATCGTAGGTACATCCTCGGCAAATATGCTGGTTTCAACCATTGCCAAAGAAGAGGTGGTAACAGTAGATGAAGTGCTGGCATTTTTGAAAAGGTCTCAGCAAATTTTGGATGACAATGAGGAGTTGAAATCAAAAACGGAAGAATTGGAAAGGATCTCAACAGAGCTGAAAATAGCCAATGAAAGACTCCTGAAAACCGATGAACAAAAAAATGAATTTCTGACAACCGTAACACATGAAATCAGGACGCCACTGACTTCAATAAAAGCCCTGACTGAGATTATTTTTGATAATGAAGACCTGGAAAAAGAGCAGAAAAGCCATTTTTTGGAAACAATAATTAATGAAACTGACCGGTTGAGCAGGTTAGTGAATCAGGTTTTGGATCTGGAAAAATATGAATCAGGCCGGCATAAACTTTATAAAATTGATATTGAGGTTAAGGATTTAGTCGAAAATGTCCTTGATAGACTGGAAGAATTGGCAAATGAAAAAAATGTGAAAATTTTTATGACGATTTTGCCTGAAACCAAAGATATAAAAGGTGATGAAGATAAACTGATGCAAATGTTGATAAATGTGGTTTCTAATTCCATAAAGTTTGTAGAACCCAAAAAAGGAGAAATAAATATTACCCTAAATTCCAGTAAGAAAAGAACGGTTTTCACCATCGAGGACAATGGAATCGGAATACCAAAGGAGGCACAATCCCGGTTGTTTGAGAAATTCTATCAGGTTGAAAACGGGAACTTCTCTGATGCCAGAGGTAGCGGTTTGGGACTATCAATAGTGAAAAAAATCGTGGAACTCCATAAAGGGAGTATTCATTTGGAAAGTGTTGTAAATAAAGGGACTAAGTTAATGATTAGTCTTCCGATAAAATAA
- a CDS encoding response regulator — MQIRNDLKVLIADDEPSILMSLEFLFKKEGYSVLIARDGQEAIELFDSQHPSIMVLDIMMPKIDGYKVCTHAKTNYLVHKPKVIFLSAKNKETEIEHGYELGADLYVPKPFSTRDLIKKVNLMATDLL, encoded by the coding sequence ATGCAAATTCGAAATGACTTAAAAGTATTAATTGCCGATGACGAGCCATCTATTTTGATGTCATTGGAATTTTTGTTTAAAAAAGAAGGCTATAGTGTTTTGATTGCTCGTGATGGTCAGGAAGCCATCGAGCTATTCGATTCTCAGCACCCTTCAATAATGGTATTGGATATTATGATGCCTAAAATCGATGGATATAAAGTATGTACGCATGCCAAAACTAACTATTTGGTGCATAAACCAAAGGTTATTTTTCTTTCGGCAAAAAACAAAGAAACTGAAATAGAACATGGATATGAATTAGGGGCTGATTTATATGTTCCAAAACCATTTTCTACCCGTGACCTGATCAAAAAAGTAAACCTTATGGCCACCGATTTACTTTAA